A region from the Bradyrhizobium erythrophlei genome encodes:
- a CDS encoding BMP family ABC transporter substrate-binding protein, protein MRKTLFAVAAALLLAGGISSGASAADKLKVGFIYLGPVGDLGWTYQHDLARAELAKELGDKIETTFLENVPEGPDAERAIEQLVRAGNKLIFTTSFGYMDPTLKVAKKYPNVHFEHCSGYKRDKNMSTYSARWYQGRYIQGQIAAKMSKAGVLGYIGSFPIPEVVSGINSTMIGAQTVNPNIKVKIIWVNSWFDPGKEADAAKALLDQGADVIMQHTDSPAPMQVANERGKFAFGQDSEMIKFGPKAQLTSILDTWAPYYIERVKAELDGKWKEEDTWGGLETKMFQMAPYTNMPDDVKKMAEDTQAALTSGKLQPFKCPVVGQDGKEVECKGGDHLADGQVLGMNFYVKGIDDKMPGK, encoded by the coding sequence ATGAGAAAAACATTATTTGCGGTCGCCGCCGCGCTGCTGCTCGCGGGTGGTATCAGCAGTGGTGCCTCGGCCGCCGACAAATTGAAGGTCGGCTTCATCTATCTCGGCCCGGTCGGCGACCTCGGCTGGACCTATCAGCACGACCTTGCCCGCGCGGAGCTCGCCAAGGAACTCGGCGACAAGATCGAAACCACCTTTCTCGAAAACGTCCCTGAAGGCCCCGATGCCGAGCGCGCCATCGAACAGCTCGTTCGCGCCGGCAACAAGCTGATCTTCACCACCTCGTTCGGCTATATGGATCCAACGCTGAAGGTGGCCAAGAAATATCCCAACGTGCATTTCGAGCACTGCTCGGGCTACAAGCGCGACAAGAACATGTCGACCTATTCGGCGCGCTGGTATCAGGGCCGCTACATCCAGGGCCAGATCGCGGCCAAGATGTCGAAGGCGGGTGTGCTCGGTTACATCGGTTCGTTCCCAATCCCGGAAGTCGTCTCCGGCATCAACTCCACCATGATCGGCGCGCAGACGGTCAATCCCAACATCAAGGTCAAGATCATCTGGGTGAATTCGTGGTTCGACCCAGGCAAGGAAGCCGACGCCGCCAAGGCGCTGCTCGACCAGGGAGCCGACGTGATCATGCAGCACACCGACAGCCCGGCGCCGATGCAGGTCGCCAACGAGCGCGGCAAGTTCGCGTTCGGACAGGATTCCGAAATGATCAAGTTCGGACCCAAGGCGCAGCTGACCTCGATCCTCGACACCTGGGCGCCCTATTACATCGAACGCGTCAAAGCCGAGCTCGACGGCAAGTGGAAGGAAGAGGACACCTGGGGCGGTCTCGAGACCAAGATGTTCCAGATGGCGCCCTACACCAACATGCCCGACGACGTCAAAAAGATGGCTGAGGATACCCAGGCCGCCCTCACCTCCGGCAAGCTGCAGCCGTTCAAATGCCCGGTCGTCGGCCAGGACGGCAAGGAAG
- a CDS encoding ABC transporter permease: MELAEAIILAVLAASTPLLIAATGELVTERSGVLNLGVEGMMIVGAACGFGGAWLTGSIILGALCGMIAGTLLSLIFAMMTLGLAVNQVATGLALTILGIGLSGLIGAGFVGERIAPAPHLHIPGLTDIPLVGRILFGEDGFVYLSLALVIGVWLFLYRTRAGLILRAVGDNHVSAHALGYPVLKIRMLAVMFGGACAGLAGAYLPLAYTPFFIPGMTAGRGWIALALTVFASWRPGRLVVGAYLFGAVTILQLHAQGAGIGIPSQFMSALPYLATVIVLVLISRARTGGSTAPAALGTVFVPDR, from the coding sequence GTGGAACTGGCTGAGGCGATCATCCTTGCGGTGCTCGCGGCATCGACGCCGCTGCTGATCGCCGCCACCGGGGAGCTCGTAACCGAACGCTCCGGCGTGCTCAACCTCGGCGTCGAGGGCATGATGATCGTGGGCGCGGCCTGCGGTTTCGGCGGCGCCTGGCTCACCGGCTCGATCATCCTCGGCGCGCTCTGCGGCATGATCGCGGGAACCCTGCTGTCCCTGATCTTCGCCATGATGACGCTGGGGCTGGCGGTCAACCAGGTCGCCACTGGGCTCGCGCTGACGATCCTCGGCATCGGCCTATCCGGCCTGATCGGCGCCGGTTTCGTGGGCGAGCGAATTGCACCGGCGCCGCATCTTCATATCCCGGGCCTGACCGACATTCCGCTGGTCGGGCGGATCCTGTTCGGCGAGGACGGCTTCGTCTATCTCTCGCTGGCGCTGGTCATCGGCGTCTGGCTGTTTCTCTATCGCACGCGTGCGGGGTTGATCCTGCGGGCGGTCGGCGACAATCATGTTTCGGCGCATGCGCTGGGCTATCCCGTGCTCAAGATCCGGATGCTCGCTGTGATGTTCGGCGGCGCATGCGCAGGCCTTGCCGGCGCCTATCTGCCGCTCGCCTATACGCCGTTCTTCATCCCGGGCATGACCGCCGGACGCGGCTGGATCGCACTGGCGCTGACCGTGTTCGCGTCCTGGCGTCCGGGGCGATTGGTGGTCGGCGCCTACCTGTTTGGCGCCGTGACGATCCTGCAGTTGCACGCGCAAGGCGCGGGCATCGGAATTCCCTCGCAGTTCATGTCGGCGCTGCCCTATCTCGCAACCGTCATCGTTCTCGTTCTGATTTCACGCGCAAGAACCGGCGGCTCGACCGCGCCGGCCGCGCTGGGCACCGTGTTCGTGCCCGACCGCTGA
- a CDS encoding ABC transporter permease, with the protein MQLVLEKRAERSNTIALVSPLIAIALTIVTMSILFVILKKNPISALGVYFIDPLTDSYSLQEIAVKATPLVMIAIGLSLCYLANAWNIGAEGQFLIGAVAGSWIAVKTQGTDAGHWVLPAMLVAGAAAGALYALIPAICKVKFGASEILTSLMLVYVADLFLDYLVRGPWRDPAGFNFPTTAEFDPVATVPVLIEGGRLHLGAIVALVVVAAASVLLGRTIKGFEIRVVGAAPRAARFGGFNSNQLILLTFAISGALAGLAGIIEVAGPVGHLQPGISPGYGFTAIIVAFLGRLNPIGILIAGLFLALTFIGGEQAQIAMKIPLDVTKVFQGILLFYVLACDSLILYRFRLIFASRQVPRGTG; encoded by the coding sequence ATGCAGCTGGTGCTTGAAAAGCGGGCCGAGCGATCGAACACGATCGCGCTGGTCTCACCGCTGATCGCCATCGCGCTGACGATCGTGACCATGAGCATCCTGTTTGTGATCCTGAAGAAAAATCCGATCTCCGCGCTAGGCGTCTATTTCATCGATCCCCTGACCGACAGCTATTCGCTGCAGGAAATCGCGGTAAAGGCGACGCCGCTCGTGATGATCGCGATCGGCCTGTCGCTCTGCTATCTCGCCAACGCCTGGAACATCGGGGCCGAAGGACAGTTCCTGATCGGCGCCGTCGCCGGCAGCTGGATCGCGGTAAAGACGCAAGGCACCGACGCAGGCCATTGGGTCCTTCCCGCCATGCTCGTCGCCGGCGCGGCGGCGGGGGCGCTCTATGCCCTGATACCGGCGATCTGCAAGGTGAAGTTCGGCGCCAGCGAGATCCTCACCAGCCTGATGCTGGTCTATGTCGCAGATCTCTTTCTCGACTATCTGGTGCGCGGTCCCTGGCGCGATCCGGCCGGGTTCAATTTCCCCACCACCGCTGAGTTCGATCCGGTCGCCACCGTCCCGGTTCTAATCGAAGGCGGCCGGCTGCATCTCGGCGCGATCGTTGCGCTCGTTGTCGTCGCCGCCGCTTCCGTGCTGCTCGGGCGCACCATCAAGGGCTTCGAAATTCGCGTGGTCGGTGCCGCTCCGCGCGCGGCGCGCTTCGGCGGCTTCAATTCCAACCAGCTGATCCTTCTAACCTTCGCCATCTCGGGCGCACTGGCCGGACTGGCCGGGATTATCGAAGTGGCCGGACCGGTCGGGCACCTTCAGCCGGGCATCTCGCCGGGTTACGGTTTCACCGCGATCATCGTGGCGTTTCTCGGCCGGCTGAACCCGATTGGAATATTAATTGCAGGGCTTTTCCTCGCACTCACCTTCATCGGCGGCGAGCAGGCCCAGATCGCAATGAAAATACCGCTGGACGTCACCAAGGTCTTTCAGGGCATCCTGCTGTTCTACGTGCTCGCCTGCGACTCGCTCATCCTCTACCGCTTCCGGCTTATTTTCGCATCACGACAGGTGCCCCGTGGAACTGGCTGA
- a CDS encoding ABC transporter ATP-binding protein, producing the protein MLDSTPTGLHSGETPLLQTVGLTKRYGDFLANDAIDIEIWPRQIHALLGENGAGKSTLVKTIYGLIQPSEGEMRWQGETMVLSGPSEARARGIGMVFQHFSLFDNLTVAENVALGLDGKESFKDMSARLEQVSNVYGLPLDPKREVWQLSVGERQRIEIVRALMQNPKFLILDEPTAVLTPQEADQLFVVLERLKSEGRAILYISHKLEEVKRLCDTATILRGGKKISTCNPQAETAASLARMMVGAEIMQVKAAAGRKTTVPRLVINDLSLAPDDPHGVRLEHISLELKGGEILGIAGVAGNGQDEFFAALSGERLAQDPGTVVIDGIAAGHLSITQRRKLGAAFVPEERLGHGTAPRMKLSENALLTGHAASNMVQHGFVNTAATLATVDRATETFDVRKAKRDPEAASLSGGNLQKFVVGREILRNPAVLVVCQPTWGVDAGAAAVIRQALLDLAANGAAVLVTSQDLDELTEIADRIAVMFHGHLSQPLATTDASREKLGLLMGGSSLEQREATHAAGA; encoded by the coding sequence ATTTTCTCGCCAACGATGCCATTGATATCGAGATCTGGCCGCGGCAGATCCACGCGCTGCTGGGCGAAAACGGCGCGGGAAAATCGACGCTGGTCAAGACCATCTACGGACTGATCCAGCCGAGCGAAGGCGAGATGCGCTGGCAGGGCGAGACCATGGTTCTGTCCGGACCATCGGAAGCCCGCGCGCGCGGCATCGGCATGGTGTTCCAGCATTTCTCGCTGTTCGACAATCTCACCGTCGCCGAGAATGTGGCGCTGGGCCTCGACGGCAAAGAATCCTTCAAGGACATGTCCGCGCGCCTTGAGCAGGTGTCCAACGTTTACGGGCTTCCGCTCGATCCGAAGCGGGAGGTCTGGCAGCTCTCGGTGGGCGAGCGGCAGCGCATCGAGATCGTCCGGGCGCTGATGCAGAATCCCAAATTCCTGATCCTCGACGAGCCGACCGCGGTCTTGACCCCGCAGGAAGCCGACCAACTGTTCGTGGTGCTGGAGCGACTGAAGAGCGAGGGCCGCGCGATCCTCTATATCAGCCACAAGCTGGAAGAGGTGAAGCGGCTTTGCGATACCGCCACCATCCTGCGCGGCGGCAAGAAGATCTCGACCTGCAACCCGCAAGCGGAGACCGCCGCGTCGCTGGCGCGGATGATGGTCGGCGCCGAGATCATGCAAGTCAAAGCCGCCGCCGGCCGCAAGACCACGGTGCCGCGTCTGGTCATCAATGATCTCAGCCTCGCGCCCGACGATCCCCACGGCGTCCGGCTCGAACACATCTCGCTCGAGCTGAAGGGTGGTGAAATCTTGGGCATCGCCGGCGTCGCCGGCAACGGCCAGGATGAGTTTTTCGCCGCACTCTCCGGCGAGCGGCTGGCGCAGGATCCCGGCACCGTGGTGATCGACGGTATTGCCGCCGGCCATCTTTCCATTACGCAGCGCCGCAAGCTGGGCGCGGCCTTCGTGCCCGAAGAACGCCTGGGCCACGGCACCGCGCCGCGCATGAAGCTGTCGGAGAATGCGCTTTTGACCGGCCATGCCGCCAGCAACATGGTGCAGCACGGCTTCGTCAACACGGCCGCGACGCTTGCGACGGTCGACCGCGCCACCGAAACATTCGACGTCCGCAAGGCCAAGCGCGACCCTGAAGCGGCGAGCCTGTCCGGCGGCAATCTGCAGAAGTTCGTCGTCGGCCGCGAAATCCTGCGTAACCCCGCAGTCCTCGTGGTCTGCCAGCCGACCTGGGGCGTGGACGCCGGCGCGGCCGCGGTGATCCGCCAGGCGCTGCTCGACCTCGCGGCCAACGGCGCCGCCGTGCTGGTGACGAGCCAGGACCTCGACGAGCTCACCGAGATTGCCGACCGCATCGCCGTGATGTTCCACGGCCATCTCTCGCAGCCGCTGGCCACCACGGATGCCAGCCGCGAGAAGCTCGGCCTGTTGATGGGCGGAAGCAGTCTGGAGCAGAGGGAAGCGACGCATGCAGCTGGTGCTTGA